GTTGCTGTGCACGCTCTGTGAGCATGTTCTTTTTCTCAAAACCCTGGTCAAAAGCCCACACCTCAGCCCCTTCACCGACCATAAAACTGTTAAAGCGCTCTCGACTTAATTTCTCAGCCACTAGAATTGGGTTAGCGATGTCTTTGACACTTGCAATGGCTCCTAGCGCCATGGTTGTGCCATGCATAAATGCAGCATCTAACTCAACAACACCTTTTTCATTCGGTAAGCCGCCATAGCCAACACTTTTGTAGTATGGGTAGTCTTCGACACGTGTGACTGCTGTCAGAACGGCATCGCTAGCTGTTTGGGACTGTTGTAGCATCTCAGCCCCTTCACAAATGCCATCAAATGCCATTCGCCATGTGGCAATGATGCCCCAGTTTTTTGTTTCCATGGATTAAGCCTTCGCTGTTTCTAATACTTGTTCTTGTTCTGTTGTTTGCGGTACTTCCGTTGAGCGATATTGCTTATCAATAATGCGCAAGAATGGTAAGTAAATCATCGCACCGATGGTCAAGTTCACAATCTGCATAACGGCACCGGAGATGCTGGCTGTAACGATAAATCCAGATAAGACAGGCGGTAACGTCCAAGGAATGAATGCGCCCGTCGTGGTAGAAACGAGCCCGATAGACATCGCTACGTATTGCAGAGTCACTAACACTAAAGGTACTAAGTTAAATGGGATCAACATGATTGGGTTCATGATGATCGGCAAACCAAATAGCACCGGTTCATTAATGTTGAAAATAGAAGAGCCCGCTGCGAGCTTACCCACTTTTTTGATGTGTTGTGAGCGAGCAAAAATCAAAATTGCGATAATTAATGACAGCGTTGCACCTGCACCACCCATCCAGATGATGTCAAAGAACTGTTCTGTAACAACGTGTGGAGGCGTCACACCATTTGCCATCGCACTTAAGTTGTCTTGTTGGTTTTCTGCCCATACAGGACGCATAATGCCATTGACCATTGAACCACTGTTAATGCCCACAGACCAAAGCAATGTAATGGTTAGTGAAGTCATCAACGCGCCAAAATAAGAGGTACCAAATGAGCGAACTGGTGTTGCTAACACGTCATAAATAAACTGGTGAATGGTATTGAAATCCGTCATTGCAAACGCCAAACGAATCGCAAGAGCTAGACACAAAACCACAGTTGCAGGAACCAGAGCAGCAAACGATTTTTCTACTGCAGGTGGAACACCATCTGGCATTTTGATCGTGATACGTTTTTCAATAAACCAGCGGAAAATTTCGGTCCAGAGCAATGCACCAATCATCGCGACAAACAAACCTTTTGAACCCAACCATTCTGTTGGAATCACGGTGCCCACACCTTCTACACTGGCAAATGGCGTTAACACCATAAACGCAGATAGAGACAAAACACCGGCTGAGATTCGGTCTACTTTATAACGCTCTGCAAGACGGTAGGCGACCATAAAAGAGATAAACAGAGACATTCCAGAAAAGATAACCGAAAACGGAATTTCGATATTATTTCCCCAGTTAGGGCCAAACACCGAAGCCATAAACTCTTTGTAGCTTGCGCTTGGGAAAGAACTGATAACCAATAAAATCGAGCCTACGATAATAAATGGCATAAACGAGATATACGCATCACGAATCGCTCCAAGGTGACGCTGTTGTGCCACTTTGCCAGCAATTGGCATCATGCGACTTTCGATAAAGCGCATTACCTTTTCCATACAACCCTCCATTAAGTAATCATGTGATACTTTCATTTAATTTCGGCAATAATATAGCCACCATCAA
Above is a window of Vibrio taketomensis DNA encoding:
- the celB gene encoding PTS cellobiose transporter subunit IIC, which translates into the protein MEKVMRFIESRMMPIAGKVAQQRHLGAIRDAYISFMPFIIVGSILLVISSFPSASYKEFMASVFGPNWGNNIEIPFSVIFSGMSLFISFMVAYRLAERYKVDRISAGVLSLSAFMVLTPFASVEGVGTVIPTEWLGSKGLFVAMIGALLWTEIFRWFIEKRITIKMPDGVPPAVEKSFAALVPATVVLCLALAIRLAFAMTDFNTIHQFIYDVLATPVRSFGTSYFGALMTSLTITLLWSVGINSGSMVNGIMRPVWAENQQDNLSAMANGVTPPHVVTEQFFDIIWMGGAGATLSLIIAILIFARSQHIKKVGKLAAGSSIFNINEPVLFGLPIIMNPIMLIPFNLVPLVLVTLQYVAMSIGLVSTTTGAFIPWTLPPVLSGFIVTASISGAVMQIVNLTIGAMIYLPFLRIIDKQYRSTEVPQTTEQEQVLETAKA